CATCGGCAGCGGGCGTTTGAGGGTGATAAAGGCAAACAGTCCCATCGAAACCAGTTGAATGACAATGCCAAACAGCATGGGGATGGATGGGCCGCCGATATTGGTAATTGTTGTGCCTGCGGCAAGTGTAAGCGTGCCGATTACTGCCAGAAGAACCTGCAATTTATCAAGGCCGTCAAACGAGCGGCGGCTGATGCGGTAATAGGTGCCGTATAATGCAAGGCCGATCCAGCCGCTGAGATTAAGGTAATTGGTGCCCGGCAGCAGGGCATCGCTGCCAAATCCGGTGATGAATGTCTGCAGGCTGAAAAGCATTTCCAAAAAAGCAAGGCATGCCGCAACCGTCCAGCAGAGGCGGGGTAAGTTGGTCATTTCAGTTCCAATTTTACTAGTCTGATGGCAGTGCTCACGCCCCTGATGGGTATAGTTATTTTTATAGAAGTATAATTAATAAATCTTACGAATTAATACAATTAAAAGTTAATGTACTTTTGTTTTCAGATCCTTTTCCGTGATGTTGCAATGCGATCAGGAATGTAGATTTCTTTCTTTTGTGGTCCTGAGCAGCGGTGTAACGGTTCACTTGGTCGTGTCTGACGGCTCTGTCGCTATCTGGTTAATGGCAGGTTTGTGACGGGTGATTTTCAGTGATCATTTTGGGCTTCGGGGTTTAAGACCGGTGTGCAAAATTTCTGGTCTGGTTGATGCGCAGCCAGGCTGAGGTTTGGCCTTGCTGCCATCTAATTGACTGATTCTAATTGGGAAAATATGGGGTTTGGCGGCGGTTTATTTGCGTTGATGCGTGGATGAACGCAGGGAAATATTTCATCTTGTCAAATTCAATCGCGCTGTGTTAAACGATTAACAGTTAAACGTTTAACAGTCACGGAAGGCGACAGCGATGCCGCGGAAAAAACCATCCATCAAGGAAGTGGCGGCACTGGCCGGGGTTTCGACCGCGACGGTATCGAATGTGTTTTCCGGGCGCAAAGCGGTTAACGACGAATTGAAAGACAGGGTGCATAAGGCTGCCGAAAAACTGGGGTATCAGTTGGACCGGGCGGCTTCGCAATTACGGTCCGGGCGCACGCGGATTGTTGCGGTATTGATCCCCGATCTGACCGACACCTTCTTTGCCACCATTGTATCGCGGCTGGAAACCCTGGCATCGGCCGATGGTTATGACGTGATCATTGCCAGCCCCCATAATGACCAGTCGGCGGAATCATCGCGGCTCGAAGCGCTATTATCCTGGCGGCCTGAAGGGCTTATTGCCGTGCCCTGTTCCAGCCGAATCCCGCAGGAACTGATCGAGGCCCAAAAAAGCCTGCCCATGGTGCTGGTTGACCGCGTGGCAACCGATAATGCCATTGCCGACACCGTCACGATTGATAACCGCGAAGCTGGCGAAATTGCCGCTTTGCACCTTTTGGAGCGGGGCCACACATCGATTGGCATTGCGGTTTCGGAAATTGACCACCCGCCAATTGCCGAAAGAACGGAGGGGGCCGTGGCCGCCATTCGGGCGCGAACAGGCAAAAATCCGACCATCCTGCATCTGGGGGCCGATATTGCGCGGGGTACACGTACCCTTGTGGAATGGATGGAGCGCAACCCCCTGCCCGAAGCCCTGATTGCCCTGACCAACGTCACGACGCTTAGCGTGTTGTCGGCATTGGCAGAACACCGGATCGATATTCCCAGACGGGCATCGATTGTTGCTTTTGACGATTATGCCTGGATGTCGGCCCGCAATACCGGCCTGACCGCGATCCGCCAGCCTGCCGATAAAATTGCCGAAACCGCCTGGCGCCGCCTGCGCAAGCGGATGGAAGGCGGAAATAGCGAACCTGTTACCCCGACCGTTCTGAATGCCAGCCTGATTGTGCGGGCATCGGTGCGTGATGTGACCGGGGCAGCACAGGCCGAACGGGATGATGTGCGCGATCCTGACGGCGCGTCGCGTTTGGCGCAGCCCGCGATGGCAAATAACGGCACAACAAAGAAAATCCACTGAGTCGAAACCATCGACCGGGGAAAAGCAGAACAGGCGCAAAAGCCTGCAGCGATGATCAACGGGAGGAAAAGGAAAATATATAACGATTAAAAACAAACGCGCGGGATGCCGTGAACAGCCCCGCGCGTCCGCAAGATCATCCTGAAACATCCACTGACCGAAGCGGCCGGGATATCGCTTACCCGCCTGTCCCTGAAATGACACACACGCCGTTGCAGCGGCTTGCGTGTCAGGGGCACGGGCGGACCTGATCCTTACGTAACGGAGAATAGCAGCGGTTGTTCAGGAAACCAACCGGTCTTCAACAACACCCGCAAGAGGTGTTGGGGGATCGCATATCAGCTGGAGGAAACAAAATGAACCAGAATAAGAACATCCTGGCCGGGGCAGTTGTCGCTGCTACTGTCCTTATGCAGGCCCCCCTTGCCATGGCGGCATCGGGCACCGTTGCCTTTCTGATGCCTGATCAGGCATCTACCCGTTACGAAGAACATGATTTCCCGGGTTTCAAGGCCGAAATGGCCAAAATCTGCCCGGATTGCCAGGTGATTTATCAGAATGCCGATGCCGATGTTGCGCGCCAGCAGCAGCAATTCAATTCCGTGCTGACGCAGGGCGCGAAGGTTATTGTCATCGACCCGGTTGATTCCAGTGCCGCGGCATCGCTGGTCGCGCTGGCGCAAAGCCAGGATGTGAAGGTCATTGCCTATGACCGGCCCATTCCGGCGAAAACTGCCGATTATTACGTTTCCTTTGACAATGAAGGCATTGGCAAGGCGATTGCTGAATCCCTGGTCAAACACCTGGAAAAGATGGGTGTATCGACCGACAAAGGCGGCCTTTTGCAGATTAACGGTTCGCCCACCGATGCGGCCGCTGGCTTGATCAAGGATGGTATCCATGCCGGGATTGCATCGGGCAAATATGAAACCCTTGCCGAATTTGATACCCCGGACTGGGCACCGCCCAAGGCACAGGAATGGGCCAGCGGCCAGATCACCCGTTTTGGCGACAAGATTATCGGCATTGTTGCCGCCAATGACGGCACCGGTGGCGGTGCGATTGCAGCACTGAAAGCCGCAGGCGTTGACCCGTTGCCGCCCGTTACCGGCAATGATGCGACGATTGCCGCCCTGCAGCTGATTATTGCGGGCGACCAGTACAATACCATTTCCAAACCGTCTGAAATTGTGGCCCAGGCGGCGGCGCGTGTTGCCGTGCAATTCCTTGACGGGGAAACGCCCGAAGCCAAAACCACGCTTTATGACACCCCGTCGGAACTGTTTGTGCCCGCCGTTGTCACGCGTGAAAACCTGAAAGCCGAAATTATCGACAAGGGCATTCAGACCGCAGACGAGCTGTGCACCGGCCGTTATGCCGAAGGGTGCAAGGAACTGAACATCAAGTAACCCGCTTCGCGAGCGACCGCCCGGTGAATGCCGCCGGGCGGTTATCCCGAATAACCCAAACGCATGAGCGGGATACAATGACAGATATTTCCCCCCAATCGGCCAAGGACAGAAAACCGATCCTGAGCCTGA
The window above is part of the Thalassospira marina genome. Proteins encoded here:
- a CDS encoding LacI family DNA-binding transcriptional regulator, which translates into the protein MPRKKPSIKEVAALAGVSTATVSNVFSGRKAVNDELKDRVHKAAEKLGYQLDRAASQLRSGRTRIVAVLIPDLTDTFFATIVSRLETLASADGYDVIIASPHNDQSAESSRLEALLSWRPEGLIAVPCSSRIPQELIEAQKSLPMVLVDRVATDNAIADTVTIDNREAGEIAALHLLERGHTSIGIAVSEIDHPPIAERTEGAVAAIRARTGKNPTILHLGADIARGTRTLVEWMERNPLPEALIALTNVTTLSVLSALAEHRIDIPRRASIVAFDDYAWMSARNTGLTAIRQPADKIAETAWRRLRKRMEGGNSEPVTPTVLNASLIVRASVRDVTGAAQAERDDVRDPDGASRLAQPAMANNGTTKKIH
- a CDS encoding sugar ABC transporter substrate-binding protein yields the protein MNQNKNILAGAVVAATVLMQAPLAMAASGTVAFLMPDQASTRYEEHDFPGFKAEMAKICPDCQVIYQNADADVARQQQQFNSVLTQGAKVIVIDPVDSSAAASLVALAQSQDVKVIAYDRPIPAKTADYYVSFDNEGIGKAIAESLVKHLEKMGVSTDKGGLLQINGSPTDAAAGLIKDGIHAGIASGKYETLAEFDTPDWAPPKAQEWASGQITRFGDKIIGIVAANDGTGGGAIAALKAAGVDPLPPVTGNDATIAALQLIIAGDQYNTISKPSEIVAQAAARVAVQFLDGETPEAKTTLYDTPSELFVPAVVTRENLKAEIIDKGIQTADELCTGRYAEGCKELNIK